From the Thermococcus sp. 18S1 genome, one window contains:
- a CDS encoding ATP-binding protein encodes MEFIDREREIEVLSREWRNRPSFVVLYGRRRVGKTRLMREFSQDKRTFFFTFPEAIKEVQMREFKRALASFLGDELILKVETDNWFDLLGYLAERAENCLIVLDEFTYAIKSDRKVLSDLQRVWDGILSEKNVMLVISGSLLGMMWDDVLSHASPLYGRRTRSIHLKPLDYRNALKFFQDREYGIMAYMLVGGIPPYLRLAYRYSSIEEFVKEEFLSDYGLFYDEPYVILGEELRELKTYFSILRAIAEGNRRLERIANYLGLLARSVYPYIETLMRLGFVEKETPILGSRKVSLYRISDPVLLGWFVLTYPQMTDIASGTARLDDLYKVFSVRFEDLAREFLLLKRPIEFETLGRWWFRGEEIDIVALGKDTASLIEVKWKDLSERDARRVLKELEGKSTLVRFEGTFRFGIIARNIEGKEELRDEGYLAWDLGDFY; translated from the coding sequence GTGGAGTTCATAGACCGCGAGAGGGAGATTGAAGTTCTCTCACGCGAGTGGAGAAACCGGCCGTCCTTTGTCGTTCTCTACGGCAGGAGAAGGGTTGGGAAGACGAGGCTAATGCGCGAGTTCTCCCAGGATAAGCGGACGTTCTTCTTCACGTTCCCCGAGGCGATAAAAGAAGTCCAGATGAGGGAGTTCAAACGCGCCCTTGCATCATTCCTTGGGGACGAGCTGATACTGAAAGTTGAGACTGATAACTGGTTCGACCTGCTGGGCTACCTCGCCGAAAGGGCCGAGAACTGCCTTATAGTCCTCGATGAGTTCACGTACGCCATAAAGTCCGACCGGAAGGTTCTGAGCGACCTTCAGAGGGTCTGGGACGGGATTCTGAGTGAGAAAAACGTCATGCTCGTCATCTCTGGCTCTCTGCTCGGCATGATGTGGGACGACGTCCTGAGCCATGCCTCGCCCCTCTACGGCAGGAGGACGAGGAGCATTCACCTAAAGCCCCTAGACTATCGCAACGCCCTGAAGTTTTTCCAGGACAGGGAATACGGGATAATGGCCTACATGCTCGTTGGGGGAATTCCGCCCTACCTGAGGCTTGCCTATAGGTACAGCTCAATTGAGGAGTTCGTGAAGGAGGAGTTCCTGAGCGATTACGGCCTCTTCTACGATGAGCCGTATGTAATCCTTGGAGAAGAGCTGAGGGAGCTTAAAACCTACTTCTCAATCCTCAGGGCGATTGCAGAAGGAAACAGGAGGCTTGAGCGGATTGCGAACTACCTCGGTCTTCTCGCGAGGAGCGTTTATCCCTACATCGAGACCCTCATGAGGCTCGGCTTCGTTGAGAAAGAGACTCCAATCCTCGGGAGCAGGAAGGTGAGCCTCTACAGGATAAGCGACCCGGTTCTGCTGGGCTGGTTCGTCCTGACGTACCCGCAGATGACTGACATCGCCTCCGGAACTGCGAGGCTCGATGACCTCTACAAGGTTTTTTCAGTCCGCTTTGAGGACCTCGCGAGGGAGTTCCTTCTCCTCAAAAGGCCGATTGAGTTCGAAACCCTCGGCAGGTGGTGGTTTAGGGGGGAGGAGATCGACATCGTGGCCTTGGGCAAAGATACGGCCAGCTTGATTGAGGTCAAGTGGAAGGACTTGAGCGAGAGGGACGCGAGGAGGGTTTTGAAGGAACTGGAAGGCAAATCAACGCTCGTCAGGTTCGAGGGCACTTTCCGCTTCGGAATCATTGCAAGGAACATCGAGGGGAAGGAGGAGCTGAGGGACGAGGGCTATCTTGCGTGGGACTTGGGTGATTTCTATTAG
- a CDS encoding M20/M25/M40 family metallo-hydrolase, producing the protein MKTERAKEILLQLLKIPSPSGEEDRIMLHIMEFLHKLNYDVHIESDGQIIDLVVNPDAELFYEVHIDTIPIRAEPFVRGNIVYGTGASDIKGGAAAILLMLENLRKEGKELNAGIVFVSDEEHGGRGSALFMERYKPKMAVVLEPTDLEVHVAHAGNIEAYFEVDGKEAHGACPESGINAIEETYKMLEEMKKLEPFKAKGKYFDPHIGIQELVCENPVYLIPALCRGRLEARLLPDQEVEDILDLLDPIFDEYTLKYEYTEIWDGYELEPDEEIVQLAKKAMEVTDIDEFGGMRSWTDAINFMYNGTRTIVFGPGNLDISHTKNEHIDVRDVVTASEFLKALNEIYGKGG; encoded by the coding sequence ATGAAAACCGAGCGCGCGAAGGAGATACTCCTTCAGCTTTTGAAGATACCCTCCCCATCGGGAGAGGAAGACAGGATAATGCTCCACATCATGGAGTTCCTCCACAAGCTGAACTACGACGTTCACATCGAGAGCGACGGCCAGATAATAGACCTGGTCGTTAACCCCGATGCCGAGCTCTTCTACGAGGTTCACATCGACACGATACCGATTCGCGCGGAGCCCTTCGTGAGGGGCAACATAGTCTACGGAACCGGCGCGAGCGACATAAAGGGTGGTGCCGCTGCCATACTCCTCATGCTCGAGAACCTCCGCAAGGAAGGGAAAGAACTCAACGCTGGCATCGTTTTCGTTAGCGACGAGGAGCACGGCGGCAGGGGAAGCGCACTCTTCATGGAGCGCTACAAGCCCAAAATGGCCGTCGTTTTAGAGCCGACCGATTTGGAAGTCCACGTTGCCCACGCCGGAAACATTGAGGCCTACTTTGAAGTTGACGGCAAAGAAGCCCACGGCGCCTGTCCGGAGAGCGGTATCAACGCCATAGAGGAGACCTACAAGATGCTCGAGGAGATGAAGAAGCTCGAACCCTTCAAGGCCAAGGGCAAGTACTTCGACCCGCACATAGGCATCCAGGAGCTCGTCTGCGAGAACCCGGTTTACCTCATCCCCGCCCTCTGCCGCGGCCGGCTTGAGGCGAGGCTCCTGCCCGACCAGGAAGTCGAGGACATACTCGACCTGCTCGACCCAATATTTGACGAGTACACCCTGAAGTACGAATACACCGAGATATGGGACGGCTACGAGCTTGAGCCGGATGAGGAGATTGTCCAGCTCGCTAAAAAGGCCATGGAAGTCACGGACATAGACGAGTTCGGCGGAATGAGAAGCTGGACAGACGCCATAAACTTCATGTACAACGGTACCAGAACCATAGTGTTTGGCCCCGGCAACCTCGACATATCGCACACCAAGAACGAGCACATCGACGTCAGGGACGTGGTAACTGCCAGCGAATTTTTGAAGGCTCTCAACGAGATTTACGGGAAAGGCGGATGA
- a CDS encoding MBL fold metallo-hydrolase has translation MRISSIEEFPRELVPIEIPPHTMMLRGIGWDSNVYFVRDGGEALVVDTGTGVNWHVYAEIWEREGLLNGVERITIFNTHEHFDHVGGNMALADWLRGKGIAVLFAAHETTAKTLEKGDDYVILAYSYGRRFEPQRVDLHLGEGDALKVGSLELELIHTPGHTAGSSCLYLDDGETRIMFTGDTVFNGTVGRTDLPTGDGWALRESLERLRDYDVDFGLPGHGWVIKNWRGNIDEILGWL, from the coding sequence GTGAGGATAAGCTCCATCGAGGAGTTCCCGCGGGAGCTGGTGCCCATCGAGATTCCTCCCCACACCATGATGCTGAGGGGCATAGGCTGGGACTCGAACGTCTACTTTGTGAGGGACGGGGGAGAGGCCCTCGTAGTGGACACCGGCACCGGTGTTAACTGGCACGTCTACGCCGAGATCTGGGAGAGGGAAGGCCTCCTCAACGGCGTTGAGAGGATCACGATATTCAACACCCACGAGCACTTTGACCACGTGGGCGGAAACATGGCCCTGGCGGACTGGCTGAGGGGGAAGGGCATAGCGGTTCTCTTCGCCGCCCACGAAACCACGGCGAAAACGCTGGAGAAGGGAGACGACTACGTGATTCTGGCTTATTCCTACGGAAGGAGGTTCGAACCGCAGAGGGTTGACCTCCACCTGGGGGAGGGCGATGCGCTCAAAGTCGGCTCCCTGGAACTTGAGCTGATTCACACCCCCGGCCACACGGCGGGAAGTTCGTGCCTCTACCTGGATGATGGGGAGACGAGAATAATGTTTACGGGGGATACGGTCTTCAACGGCACGGTTGGCAGGACGGATTTACCGACCGGAGACGGCTGGGCTCTGAGGGAGAGCCTAGAGAGGCTCAGGGATTACGACGTTGACTTCGGCCTTCCGGGGCACGGCTGGGTCA